The sequence ctcagtcattacacatccattattttcatccttcattagtagaggtacttttttatttacccgTGATATACTGTAAACGTTTGAGTTCGTATACAGGGTATCTCATAACTTGCGTAACATCCGGAAATGGGGGATTGTTGgtgtgattctgaacaactttttcgttTATCAAAATGtaggttgaagcttcgtttttggaTTATTAACGAAAAGCAATGGCCAATGAGAGGGCGCGTAGAGCGTTGGCTTTTAACCGCGCTCGATCGTGGTAGTGAACAAACGTATTGGCACAAACgtattcgttattcatgaataacgaataattccacattgttcttaatttaagaccaTGTAACATTCGTTGTATGAGTGCGGTTGAGAGCCAACGCTTTCGTGATTGAGCGCGCGCTCTCATTGGttagtgtttttcgttaataattcaaaaacgaaacttcaaccaacatttttatccgacttcgaaaaagaaggaagttactcaattcgatcagtatatgtTGGTAGCCCTAGTAATTTTCGTACAAGGTTGGggagattaaaaaaaaagagagagagcgcTGTATAGAGAAGCGTGGTAGAAGTAACGGATAAAAACGGATAAAGTAAAAATCATCAAGAAGACTGAATAGtttagttttatatatatatatcgtaatAATCTTTAAGTTACACacagtttattatttatttctttgattgttttctaaatatatatatatccattAAAGAACCTTATAAGTGGTGTTAATTATTATCCATAATCGAACACGTGCAAACAAcagtatataatatttttttttttaatgtatgttcgtcgattactccgagacggatggaccaactGGAACGAAATCTTTtacatcttgtagagtatgtttcccgattggtccccATAAAAAGCCTTTTTTCCCGTTAAAAAAAAGCAAAAGGTTAAAATGTATTTAGCATACTATTTTATGACTAAATAGGTTTTATAAATAGCTGTGgggtattggtataaatgaaatattatacttttgaaatgaaattttatactttttagcgcattttgttaatgcagcaagagagtttattaataattgtcacatagttgtataaacgaaatataaattattttacactttttagcacattttgaagtcggttgtattttttgttaaaaattattttatggtaaaggaaaaagttgttcagaatcaccccagcaatccCCCATTTCCGGAAGTTGCAGGAGTTATTTTCTCGTATCTGATGATAATCATTCAATACGATTCAGCACCGATACCGACGAGGTACTAACAGTCGATAAATAATGGCTCTATCTTAGCCATTAGCGAAATGGTTGATCCTTTAAAATTAGCTCTTCAAAATGACTAACTCAAATAGCATAAGAGCAATTAATCCAACGCTATCTTCTTCAAATTCTTATTCGAAGAATGATTCATTAGCTGAAAGGGTTGAAGAATTCAGTCGCATAGTTGAAGCTCTTTCATTTAATGTTCGCCGCAATAAATTTTCAGGTACGCCATATATTAAGTATCGCCGAGATCGATCAAATTCAAGGAAGCGTTTCTCTGCAAACAGAAATCAGAATTGTAATCAAATATGTTTCTTCCATAAGAGATTTGGTAAAGCGGATCGTAATTGTCAGTAAacatgtaatttcattcaacgaTCGGGAAACTCCGACGATCATCGCTTGTAGAGACGGTAGACAATGGTCCGTAACACTGTCCAACAGTGAATTTGTGTTCCGATCCCAACtaggtgattcttatagtgACTATTGCTTCTATaggtacagtttttgagaaatttgattttgaaaaaagaaacatatttttcagatttgaacaaattttccgacgtaattataaaagatattgaaattctatttatactaaaagattctgtagactttcctgaatacaacgatacctatctttgatatattataaatgtttaagtatgtttaatcgatcattgaacgcggagggaccccgatttggcaccaatttttttaggatatttttcaatttatctaaaaaaatagaggtccagcgtaaaatcgaattataccatgcgatagagcagatttttatcttgaaaaatcACCCAGAGAAAGTTGCAACATCGAATTTTTTATCAAGCCAGAAAGCGAAATAGCTTTGCGGGAGACGAAGTACCGACAGTGGTGCTCCGCGTCCCGCCTATATTACTGCGATGCAGTTGCTTTAagctaaatttattattattattattattatttattgctaTACTACTAGCACATTTgttatttattcataattttacaatataaatgGATAATTATAAGTTAAAAAACATACCTAGAATTTTTTTCATCCCGACTGACGTTTATGTGGTGTATTTATATCCACGATTGATGCCCAACAATACGCTGCACGCATCGTGGCACTATCTTTTCCTAAATACCGATCCTCCATAACTGAAATTTCTGATGAAATCTTTCACCGTGTTCGTCACTCACATCATCAAGATTGCACGGAAAAAGGTCTAATTGTAAGTGGCAATGTAGAAAATGCATTTTGAGTGACATATTGTACCCTAGTTTTTAAAACGCATCTATTAGTTCTTCCACTATCTCGGTATATTTGGTGAAAATTCTGACATATATTTTCGAAAGCTACCCAGACTTTCTTTTCCGATGAAGtcattatattgaaaaattctttatttCCAATTAAAGTTCTAATTTGTGGTCCTACAAAGATTCCTTCCTTTATTTTGGCTTCTGATAGACCAGGAAATTTCGTTCTTAAGTATTCAAATGTTGGTTTATTTTGGCGCAGTAAAAGGTatccttttctttctattttttaaccGGCTTCggaaaggaggaggttactcaattcgatcagtatatatgtttttttttacaaatgaaATACCAAATAACCAATGCCAGACGTCGTAAAGAAGCATTGCAGcagaattttacaaaaattaggATTTTAAAAGTACGAGctgcaaaaagtagaaaatcatGATGTTTATTTAGCAGAGAAATTTCTACAACGAAAGAGAAATACAGTTTTCATTGAGTGATTAGGATTTAATTCTCCTCACAATTTATGGATAAGAGCGAACAATgttctataatataataatttgtaaaattattgtttaaaatgtttgtaaaattataaaaattatatgaataaataatttttcagttttatATTGTGTCTATTTTACTACATCAATTACAAGAAAATGCCACGCACACTGTTAGGTGAAAATTAAAGTGATGAAACGCGAGAAGACATAAgatgtaatttttttaattagatataatttcgtaaATGAAAGGAGTAGGGGGAAGGGTGGggcaaaaaataaattacatcgataccttttgtatatttttttatttgaaaaccaGAAAACCtccaaaagaagaaaggaaacaaaCAACTACCAGCAATCACGCTGCAACACACAAAAAAATTCACATAAATACACATTAGGCAAAAtgtagtaaattaaaaaataaaaacggacAGGCAACTCACATCAATTTCCTCTCCAAACAGGTAACGTAGGTCAAAAATATCTACACCAGTCGAACCGCCCCACAGTGGGGCAGAATCCCTAAAACGTGGTCAAAATATGAAGATTCTATACGATTTGTACAAGGTTCTATATATTAGGGTAATTTGGACCGCAGATTACGAATTTGAAGTCGGAATTGCAAAAATGAtttgtttaaacatttttttttaaacaaattgtttcaaaattacatTCTTTGCAATTTGTGACTACAGAATCGTATACTGCACGGAAAAGTAAGTTAGTAACAGGCAGCAACATTTTAAAAGTTTATTACAGAAGgataaatgattaataattacttATTTTCCGAGTGAGGAATAGTTGGCTTCAAATTTACAGGAATTAGGGTTACTTATTGCTCaaaatgtttatatattatGAAGTTTGTGGCATTATTGATAACaaatagttttatttaaacaaattattacaaaattgtacattttaaatcaattataacttaattatttaatattcatcatCGTCAGTTGAATTATCAGAGTTTTCGTCAGTAGACGATtgtggaatattaatattttctattgtatcGGAGGTTACATTCCTAACTTTAGGCGGAATTAACAATTCTATTGCTTCGGAAGATAATGATCTTAGTTTTTTTTTTGGCAGTTGTCGTTGGCTGGAAACGAATGGGTCTGAAGAGACCAACATTCGTAGAAGGACGTCTTCCATATTTTTCGTTCGCGAGCATTTGCGTGAAAAGTCTTCTCGGAATCGTTTAAAATATTTGTGGCAAGACTCCTGTGCATCTTCGGACATTTGTCCAATGGGTAAAATTGAGGAATCTATAATTTCTGTTCCATGCATTAATAATTTATGCACTGAAGTGGGCATATAGTACCATGGGTACAAGTGAACAAATTTACGGGCTGTGTTTAATGTGTattgttgaaattttggaaGATTAATTTCATATCCGCATGAAATCGTCTGTAATATTGTATGAAATCGTTTTATTAAGTCTTCGTCTACTCCTGTTATTGGTGCAGAAACAGACGAATTTTCGAAAAAGCGGCGAGCAGTATTTCCATCATTCGTACTGCCATACCCAGGCTTCGGTTTATCGACGATCAGTCCCAATTTCACACGAAAACCTTCCTGAATgttcctttttctcctctccaCTTGTAATTTGTCTTCCTCATTTCGAGATTGCCATTTTTGCAAGTCTAGTTTGTACGACAAATGCAGGCAACATTCAAAGAACCGTATCCACGCATGAAGTGTGGATAACCCAAATTGCAAATTGGTTACATTAACTGTCTTTTGCAAGACTGCATCAATATCGTTGAAGTCTTTTGACGTTGCTCCACATAAATAGCAACGTTGCGTTGATAACGTGCCAGTAATGGCATTGCATACTTTACCATCGATCATGGTTAATGCAAGTTGATATACAACTGAAATGCATTTCCCatcaaaaattgttttaaaagtgGTTAGTTCACTTTCTTGCCGTTTAATATCGTCTGTTTCTTTTACAGTACCTTCTGTTGTTTCgtgtaaaaatttgattttaattggCCTGCAGAACCTAGGAGACGAAGGTCTCGGATTCTtccaaattacaattttattattttcttcattcgTAGATAAAAGTTGGAGTGGTACAAGTGAagtgaaaaaaacatttgcatCTGATTGGCTTCCACTATCATCACTAAATTTCCGTTTGTATGTACTCTGACCTGAACTGCCATCACACCCCCACTTGCAAATCAAAATCATATTTTGCACCTGTTCAGGACTCAAGCTTTTGATTACATCGATTTGTGTTAATAAAATACGTTCAGCTGTATGATCTAATAAGGCCTGCAATTTTATTTCGCCGCAATTTTCGGTTATTGTCATTTCTGACTTAGGTGGGTAACAATTATGTTTTGCTTCTTGTACTTTTTTGTATGATGGAAATACCTTGCAATTATTTTGTAGACATGCACTTCGTTGTAGTTGGTATTGActtcttgaaaatttcaattcaatcaACAATGATAAAGCAGAATCACCTGTAAAAGTATTTTCGGAAATCGATTGTACACATTTCCTGTATTTCTGAGCTTTTGACGGGCTCACTGTCATATCCTGTAGAACCTTAGCAGCGTCCAATTGTCCTGCAGCTCGAAGATTCATTTGTGTCGCATAACACAGTTCTTCTACGTTTGTTTTTGAACGAATACCTTCAGTTCTTCTTCGCTTTGTTCTCTCACTGGAAGTTGAAAAATCTGAAGATGGACGACCTGAATCTTTTTTTGTGGATGTTTCCGCAATTTCCTCTTCCTTCGTGAAAACAACGAATACGTCCAACCATtccctatttttattaaaaaatctctCTTCCATTCTATGAACTTGTTGCCATTTCACTTTTAAATCGTGCAATAATTTGCGTATGTCCTGCTTCATGGCTTGCGGTAACGTGTAGTTACAAGTTGAAACTTTTCCGACATAACGGATTCAATTTTTTCGTATGAAACCGTTATATTGTCGTTGAAATGGTCCTTTAACAGCAAAACGATTTCTTTCCTTGTCAAGCCAATTCTTCCAGCTTGAGCAGCAGAAGCTGAAAcatatagattaattaattacccaTTGACAACACATGTTTACATACAGAGTGGTCCATTTAACGATCTGCACGGAACAGATTTTGTAAATCGTATATACATTTTTCAGTAGAGTTCGCaccaatttagaaataaaaccaTAAATTTTacgcaaaattttaatttttgaagcttAAGGACACTTCAAGGTCATGTTGTTATACCTATCTCAGCGAATTTTTCGATCAGCTACAcgaggaaatggaaaaaaaattatgaGCAAAAAATgggccaccctgtatattacaAAGGAAGGCTCGCAGCAAAAAAATGacgagaataaaattttcattatattttttatagaatCGAGTGGCATAGTCAGATTTTGCACAAACTGATAATCAaaagaaattgtttaaacaattttgtataaacaagttaaaaaacaaaaaggagAGACATGTAGATCTTATTTTTATCTTATGCCATGAATCTAGTAATTGGTTTTCCGCCATCTCTACTGTACTAGCCATGAGCCTCAATAGATTAACGTGTACGTTTAATCGATAATAGTTTACAGCTTTATAAAAACCAAAGGTGCAGCTAGGTGCAGCTGTTCTTGATTTACTTCATTAGTCAATAGTATAAACTATAATGTGTAATAAGCACGCTGCAGAATTCTGTagaattatattacttttacaCCTTTTTCTAGAATCTTTTGTATACAGATGTGCATTTTTCTTTACTATAATTATTTGCCATTAACTTTTCTCGTTATCTACATAAAAACTTCGTGAAACATATTGAAATTATACTTACATTCCGCAGAAGATTCCATTTTACAGAATTAAAATATCTGTTCTCTAAAAACTTTGGCGTCCCTTTGAATTTGTCTATCGATTTTCGCTTCTGCACACTATAACTGCTGCTTGTACGAAGGCCACTTTGCGACTGGAATACCAGCGCAGGTATAAGGGGACGGACCTTTCTAACTGTACATTTTAGGCCCTTCAATATCAGTCTAGCCAACCTAGTATTTCATATACCTTAAACACAAACTTTATTTTTTGACTTTTGACCACGTTTTAGGGATTCTGCCCCACTGTGCGCCCTCCCCTAGACGCGCCAGTTCACGGCGCCGCTCCACCCGCTCCCGGCGCACGTTAGGTACATCCCGCTTCCGGACGAGGCCTAGCGAAGTTAGGACTGCGGCTTTTAACAAAacacaactagttaaaaataaataaaatcaacacaCTGAGATTAATTATTGACGATTGCTCACGTTCGTGGTCAATAAAAGCCTTAAGGGCAAGCACTTGCAAACTTTGAACTTGTCTAGATGGCATCATTGTAAATAATGAAAGCATATCGGAAACGTgtttataaagcaccgagaaaaAATCCCCCTCCAGCCCTAATACATCCGACACTCGACTTCTAGCATCTTATGAAACTGCAGGATCTGCAAGAACTCGGAACCAGATCCACCGGGTGTATCACATGAAATTGTAAGGTTTACAAAAACTCGAatcctacaggcttataaagatacttggaaattagtaatattttacACGTGGGgcaaaaaataaattctattgaATCATctttttacaaataattattttatattgccATCAGGTCAATGTTTTTGTGAATCGTGGAATTGTAAAACGTTTGTCGTCGTAGGAACTAAGCACGTTCTTCTCTTcgcatatagaatatacattgtgtaattttgaacgaatacatctttGGTCGCGATGCACTTCCAAACAATCGTGCAAGTAATGTATGTAGTTCTTTTCGTGTCCCGACATTTTCGATCAAAGTCCGACAGACTGAGTTATTATAcatccattattttcatccttcattagccccgatacttttttatttacccgCGATATACTGTAAACGTTGTATCATCTGATTTGAgtttttatacagggtgtctcataaGTTGTGTAACACCCGGAAATGGGGTTGTTGGTGTGATtccaaacaactttttcctttaccaaaatgttggttgaagcttctGTAGGAAATAAGCGTTAGCGTATTTCTAGTTAaaagactttaataaaaatacagtaaaattgATTAAACTTAACTTTAAAATTAGAGGTAAGGATTAAAAGTCTCGGCAACACTTAATCGCCGCTCACAATAGCACTCGCAATTCTCTTAAGGTCGGTCAACCTCTCGCTATGCCTCGCAAAAACTCTCTGCCGGAAAAACCATCGGCTAGAGCCACCCTCTCTCATGCACACCGCACACCGCACCTCGCCTCGCCTATCTCTGTACTGTTTATGGCTTTTCGGCGCGACACTCGAGCCTTAGCCTAAACAGTCACTCGTCTCACTCATGCGACCACCTAGCTCACACACGCATACACCACACTTCGTTTTTggattattaacgaaaaacaataGCGAATGAGAGCCACGAAGAGAGCGTTGGCTGTCAACTGCGCTCGATCGTGGCATTGGCACACACGTATTCGTTTTCCTtagaaacgaataattttacatacattgttcttaatttaagaccaTGTAGCATTCGTTGCATGATTCCCTCGATACTCACGCTGTGCCAATGGCTTTGTTCACGACCAAGGCCGAGCGTGGTTGAAATCTAACGCTCTCGTGGTTGAGCGCGCACTGTCATTGGCCaatatttttcgataataattcaaaaatatttttaatcgacttcgaaaaagaagtaagttactcaattcgatcagtatactttttatccgacttcgaaaaggaggaggatactcaattcaatgtgtattttttttttttttctatgtatattcaccgattactccgagacggatggaccaatcggatcgaaaccttttgcatctggcgAGTATGTGTCCCgcttggtcccgttaaaaaaatattttgcattttttctttcctaacgactttattttctaaatgtatgttc comes from Osmia lignaria lignaria isolate PbOS001 chromosome 8, iyOsmLign1, whole genome shotgun sequence and encodes:
- the LOC117609839 gene encoding uncharacterized protein LOC117609839 codes for the protein MKQDIRKLLHDLKVKWQQVHRMEERFFNKNREWLDVFVVFTKEEEIAETSTKKDSGRPSSDFSTSSERTKRRRTEGIRSKTNVEELCYATQMNLRAAGQLDAAKVLQDMTVSPSKAQKYRKCVQSISENTFTGDSALSLLIELKFSRSQYQLQRSACLQNNCKVFPSYKKVQEAKHNCYPPKSEMTITENCGEIKLQALLDHTAERILLTQIDVIKSLSPEQVQNMILICKWGCDGSSGQSTYKRKFSDDSGSQSDANVFFTSLVPLQLLSTNEENNKIVIWKNPRPSSPRFCRPIKIKFLHETTEGTVKETDDIKRQESELTTFKTIFDGKCISVVYQLALTMIDGKVCNAITGTLSTQRCYLCGATSKDFNDIDAVLQKTVNVTNLQFGLSTLHAWIRFFECCLHLSYKLDLQKWQSRNEEDKLQVERRKRNIQEGFRVKLGLIVDKPKPGYGSTNDGNTARRFFENSSVSAPITGVDEDLIKRFHTILQTISCGYEINLPKFQQYTLNTARKFVHLYPWYYMPTSVHKLLMHGTEIIDSSILPIGQMSEDAQESCHKYFKRFREDFSRKCSRTKNMEDVLLRMLVSSDPFVSSQRQLPKKKLRSLSSEAIELLIPPKVRNVTSDTIENINIPQSSTDENSDNSTDDDEY